In one Lycium barbarum isolate Lr01 chromosome 7, ASM1917538v2, whole genome shotgun sequence genomic region, the following are encoded:
- the LOC132603130 gene encoding uncharacterized protein LOC132603130 isoform X1, translating to MSSSWFSLPKNPFKSDDDDVITGGEKPSDPNSSGIKEDFSAISNTFSHHLRGVAAFLTPTSPTQSSEQQFSGIKSDLVEIGDSFKSSFSLFSSKLLASNLLQFSDEVKDRENDEYDDDDDDDDDEEEDVVGVTDEVVDFVSTISQRPQLWTDFPISLPSDFSMSDSQKEHVASIVQFVPGLESLRQKVCHELSDRQFWMIYFVLLLPRLNGNDLELLSTPEIVEVRETLLQQLQSKKDPQPEASKDSEIVDASEKDVEVSGQQASESKLEEKNIPAETANTSKDKDSLNVEKPQQQLEDEKTKNTTSYADKNEDDVSFSDLEDDDTDLSDRLQGSKPTHRKKVSSSSESHEWIQLNENSRAQGSQQKAGQLIQRDKDSEGEDWLTVDDIDSDSVATN from the exons ATGTCATCATCTTGGTTCTCTCTTCCAAAAAATCCTTTCAAATCCGACGACGATGACGTCATCACCGGCGGCGAGAAACCCTCCGATCCGAATTCGTCCGGCATAAAAGAAGATTTCTCAGCAATTTCCAACACATTCTCCCACCATCTCCGCGGTGTCGCCGCTTTCCTGACTCCGACATCACCTACTCAGTCATCCGAGCAACAATTTAGTGGAATTAAGAGTGATTTAGTTGAGATTGGAGATAGCTTTAAATCGAGTTTCTCTTTGTTTTCTTCGAAATTGTTGGCTTCGAATTTGTTACAGTTTAGTGATGAGGTGAAGGATCGtgaaaatgatgaatatgatgatgatgatgatgatgatgatgatgaagaggagGATGTTGTTGGTGTAACGGATGAAGTTGTTGATTTTGTTAGTACGATTTCGCAACGGCCTCAGTTGTGGACTGATTTTCCAATCTCTTTACCTAGTG ATTTTTCCATGTCTGATAGTCAGAAAGAACATGTGGCATCCATTGTGCAGTTTGTGCCTGGACTTGAGTCCTTGAGGCAGAAGGTTTGCCATGAATTATCTGATAGGCAATTTTGGATGATCTATTTCGTTTTATTGCTTCCAAGGTTGAATGGGAATGACTTGGAGCTGTTGTCAACTCCTGAG ATTGTTGAAGTGAGGGAGACACTTCTGCAGCAGTTGCAAAGTAAGAAAGACCCACAACCTGAAGCATCTAAGGACTCCGAGATTGTTGATGCATCTGAGAAGGATGTCGAGGTCAGTGGACAGCAAGCGTCTGAAAGTAAATTGGAGGAGAAAAATATTCCAGCAGAGACTGCAAATACCTCTAAAGATAAAGACAGTTTGAATGTCGAGAAACCTCAGCAGCAGTTAGAAGATGAAAAGACTAAGAATACAACCTCATATGCTGACAAGAATGAGGACGACGTTTCTTTCAGTGATCTTGAGGATGATGATACCGATCTATCAGATAGACTGCAAGGAAGCAAGCCCACGCACAGAAAGAAAGTTTCCTCATCTAGTGAGTCCCATGAATGGATTCAACTAAATGAGAACTCTAGAGCTCAAGGGAGTCAGCAGAAGGCTGGCCAATTGATTCAGCGTGATAAAGATTCCGAAGGTGAGGACTGGCTCACTGTTGATGACATTGATTCAGATAGTGTGGCCACCAATTGA
- the LOC132603130 gene encoding uncharacterized protein LOC132603130 isoform X2 produces MRKRNKVKDRENVEDEYDDDEEEEVVGVMVEVVDFVSTISQRPRLWTDFPISLPSDFSMSDSQKEHVASIVQFVPGLESLRQKVCHELSDRQFWMIYFVLLLPRLNGNDLELLSTPEIVEVRETLLQQLQSKKDPQPEASKDSEIVDASEKDVEVSGQQASESKLEEKNIPAETANTSKDKDSLNVEKPQQQLEDEKTKNTTSYADKNEDDVSFSDLEDDDTDLSDRLQGSKPTHRKKVSSSSESHEWIQLNENSRAQGSQQKAGQLIQRDKDSEGEDWLTVDDIDSDSVATN; encoded by the exons atgagaaaaagaaataaggtaaaggatcGTGAAAATGTTGAAGatgaatatgatgatgatgaagaggagGAAGTTGTTGGTGTAATGGTTGAAGTTGTGGATTTTGTTAGTACAATTTCGCAGCGGCCTAGGTTGTGGACTGATTTTCCAATCTCTTTACCTAGTG ATTTTTCCATGTCTGATAGTCAGAAAGAACATGTGGCATCCATTGTGCAGTTTGTGCCTGGACTTGAGTCCTTGAGGCAGAAGGTTTGCCATGAATTATCTGATAGGCAATTTTGGATGATCTATTTCGTTTTATTGCTTCCAAGGTTGAATGGGAATGACTTGGAGCTGTTGTCAACTCCTGAG ATTGTTGAAGTGAGGGAGACACTTCTGCAGCAGTTGCAAAGTAAGAAAGACCCACAACCTGAAGCATCTAAGGACTCCGAGATTGTTGATGCATCTGAGAAGGATGTCGAGGTCAGTGGACAGCAAGCGTCTGAAAGTAAATTGGAGGAGAAAAATATTCCAGCAGAGACTGCAAATACCTCTAAAGATAAAGACAGTTTGAATGTCGAGAAACCTCAGCAGCAGTTAGAAGATGAAAAGACTAAGAATACAACCTCATATGCTGACAAGAATGAGGACGACGTTTCTTTCAGTGATCTTGAGGATGATGATACCGATCTATCAGATAGACTGCAAGGAAGCAAGCCCACGCACAGAAAGAAAGTTTCCTCATCTAGTGAGTCCCATGAATGGATTCAACTAAATGAGAACTCTAGAGCTCAAGGGAGTCAGCAGAAGGCTGGCCAATTGATTCAGCGTGATAAAGATTCCGAAGGTGAGGACTGGCTCACTGTTGATGACATTGATTCAGATAGTGTGGCCACCAATTGA